One Spinacia oleracea cultivar Varoflay chromosome 4, BTI_SOV_V1, whole genome shotgun sequence DNA segment encodes these proteins:
- the LOC110796732 gene encoding uncharacterized protein, with translation MSTSPPNPQNPDPKSSENQNPNPKIPESQYPEISNQTVNPDEKGRISGDEREKGGEGEEEEEGECGFCLFMKEGGCKDEFIAWEKCVEDSEKNHEDIVEKCFDVTGNLKKCMIAHSDYYEPLLNAEKAAVEEVKQEMEREQDSSSNTAEVEVTLEMEV, from the coding sequence ATGTCCACATCTCCCCCAAACCCGCAAAACCCAGATCCCAAATCTTCtgaaaatcaaaaccctaatccCAAAATCCCCGAATCACAATACCCAGAAATCTCCAATCAAACCGTTAACCCAGATGAAAAGGGTCGGATCAGCGGcgatgagagagaaaaaggcggagaaggagaagaagaggaagaagggGAATGTGGGTTCTGCTTGTTCATGAAAGAGGGAGGTTGCAAGGATGAGTTTATAGCTTGGGAAAAGTGTGTGGAAGATTCAGAGAAGAATCATGAAGATATTGTTGAGAAATGCTTTGATGTTACTGGAAATTTGAAGAAGTGTATGATTGCTCATTCGGATTATTATGAACCCCTTTTGAATGCGGAGAAAGCTGCTGTAGAGGAGGTTAAGCAAGAAATGGAGCGCGAGCAAGATTCGAGTTCAAACACAGCTGAAGTTGAAGTTACACTGGAAATGGAGGTTTAG